Within Deltaproteobacteria bacterium, the genomic segment ACATCTCCCCAGAGAAGTCAAGATCGGAAAGTGCTTCCACATGATCCATCCCATGTCCATCATGATTCACCCCAGGACTGTGATCGGCGACCATGTGGGCATCATGCACGAGGTGACCCTGGGTACGAAAGGGACCCGTGGTGCGCCGGTAATCGGAAACCATGTCTTTATAGGGGCGGGGGCAAAGATCATAGGGGCCGTCCGAATCGGTGACAACGTGGATATCGGGGCCAACGCAGTGGTGTTGAAGGATGTACCCCCGGATTCCCTGGTGGTTGGAAACCCCGGAAGGGTCATCGAGAAGGGTCCCGGGGAACGGGAAGTCCCCCTGAAAACGGAAGGAGAGATTCAAGATGAAGCCTAAGACAATGATCAAAAAAGCGATGGTATGCTGCACCTCCCTGCTGGGCCCGCACCTCCCCGTGATCGCCCAGCAACACTGGATTTGTAAGCATGTGACCCCCCTGATGCTCGATGAACAGATCCTTCCCAACACCCTCGTGGAACGGCCGTTGAAGGGGATGGGAGCCAAAATCCTCTGCAATCCCCACCTTTATACCCATCGGATGCCGTACTGGTGCGGAAGGCTTTACGAAACCGAACTGGAAAACTACCTCCGGCAAAACCTCAACCCTGGAGACACGGTCATCGATGTCGGGTGCAATGCGGGGCACATCTCAGTGCTGGCAGCACACCTGGTCGGCCCCGGGGGCCGGGTGATCGCCTTTGAACCCAACCACGCCTTGGCTGAGCGCGTCATGAACTTCGTGGAAGAGAAAAACCTCTCCCAGATAAAAATTTA encodes:
- a CDS encoding serine acetyltransferase, producing the protein MFSGTREDLKIYPNFSNPGLWVLTVYRYGRWARNIRIWGIRWICDRIYWILHSLVSTLTTVHLPREVKIGKCFHMIHPMSIMIHPRTVIGDHVGIMHEVTLGTKGTRGAPVIGNHVFIGAGAKIIGAVRIGDNVDIGANAVVLKDVPPDSLVVGNPGRVIEKGPGEREVPLKTEGEIQDEA